The genome window GCCGATGGTCCGGATCCTCTTTCCCCAGATGTCCCCGGCCGAGATGCTCGGCTACACCGCGATCCGGATCGGCTGCTCGGACCCGGCCCTGGCGTCGCGGCAGTGCGGCGTCGACCAGATCCTGCGACTCATGGAGGGCCGGCTGCGGCAGTTCGCCGACGAGGGGGCCCGGCCGGTGATCGTGATCGACGACGCCCACCTGCTCCAGCCGGAACACCTTCAGACGCTGCAGCTGTTCCTCAACCTGCAGCAGCACTGCGGCGACGTCTGCACCGTGATTCTGGCGGGACGTCCCGACCTCCTGGCCCGCCTCCAGAGGATGGCCGGCCTCGACCAGCGGGTCAGCGTCCGGATGGCGCTTCATCCGCTCACCGAAGAGGATGTCGCCCGGTACGTCCAGGAACGGCTCGAACGAGCCGGCGACGGCGGAGGAGCGATCTTCGACGAGGAGGCGATCCACACCCTGTGGGAACTGTCCCAGGGGAATCCCCGGCGCCTGAACCAGATCTCCGACCTGGCGCTCCTGGTCGGCTTTGCCGACAACCTCTCGAGCGTCACGCCGATCGAGCTCGAAGCGGCGGCCCTGGAACTGACCGGCGTCTCGAACGACTGAGCCTCTTGTCCGTCCGCGAAACCTGCGGCGACGCGATTCGTCAAAAACAGAAGGCCCGGCAGCCATGAGCTGCCGGGCCTTCGTCGTTTTCGATTACATGTTCGGAGCGAGTCCGCGGGAGATCTTAGTACCGACCGCCGCGGCCACCGCCGCCCCCACGATCGTATCCACCACCCCCGCCTCCTCCGCCGCCACGGCCGCCGCGTCCACCGCCGCCGCCACCGTAACCGCCTCCTCCACCACCATATCCACCGCCGCCGCCACCACCGTAGCCTCCTCCTCCGCCACCGCCGTAGCCGCCGCCCCCACCACCGCCGCCGTATCCACCACGGCCGCCGCCTCCACCACCACCGTAACCGCCGCCTCCGCCGCCGCCACGGTATCCACCGCCGCCGCCGCCCGCACCGCGGGGACGTTCTTCACGCGGCCGGGCTTCGTTGACCACCAGGGCACGGCCTTCGAAGTCCGCTCCGTTCATGGCCTCGATGGCGCCGTCGGCCCCTTCTTCCATTTCGATGAAGGCGAATCCGCGCGACTGACCCGTTTCCCGGTCCTTGACCAGATCGACTGCCACCACCGTGCCGTGCTGCTCAAATGCTGCCCTCAGATCGTCCGGCGTGGTACGGAAAGGCAGATTTCCCACGTAAAGCTTCTTACTCATCGTCTTCCTGCGCGGATGCGCCGCTCCAAAAAATGCTTCTCGATGTGGCAAGCCCCCTGGGCTCGCGATGACACATCAAGCTAGGCCCGGATCGACTGGCCGACTTCTCCCGAGGGGACACGTCTGAAAGCGAGACTCGACTGCGTTGCGATTGCGAAGGGCTCGAAGTCTTGGGCGACCAGGAACACGATTTCCAAGGAGATGAACCAAAACCAACAGGCTGGGGCAAAGGCAACCCTGCCGAGTGAACTCGGCCTCTATGGGTGCGGGGACTATACACGCGAGTCTCAATTGCGGGAAGATCAAGGGAGAGGGCTTTGTCCGCCCGACGCCTCGCCGGACGGTCTCGCACGCGTCGGAATTTCGCCGTTCAGATGTTGCCGGAGTCGGCGCCCGGATTTGTCCTGAGGCCCGGAGTTCTGGTCGCCGGCCGGCGCATTTTGCTTCGAACCGCGGTTCGCGGCCGGTAGG of Planctomyces sp. SH-PL14 contains these proteins:
- a CDS encoding ExeA family protein is translated as MYQRYWHLARSPFENSLDPGDFVPTSTHQGALLKLQYAVEHHKGLAVLTSGHGMGKTFLTHVLEKELGAGFGPMVRILFPQMSPAEMLGYTAIRIGCSDPALASRQCGVDQILRLMEGRLRQFADEGARPVIVIDDAHLLQPEHLQTLQLFLNLQQHCGDVCTVILAGRPDLLARLQRMAGLDQRVSVRMALHPLTEEDVARYVQERLERAGDGGGAIFDEEAIHTLWELSQGNPRRLNQISDLALLVGFADNLSSVTPIELEAAALELTGVSND